The Prosthecobacter dejongeii genome contains a region encoding:
- a CDS encoding YezD family protein, which yields MSSPDATASQSPDYWTNLVRQKVQGLRFGSIQIVVHEDRVTLVESTEKIRLPGPTSASLPNKRNV from the coding sequence ATGAGTTCTCCCGATGCTACTGCATCCCAAAGCCCTGATTATTGGACGAACCTTGTTCGTCAAAAAGTGCAGGGACTGCGGTTTGGTTCCATCCAGATTGTCGTTCATGAAGACCGTGTGACCCTTGTGGAGAGCACTGAGAAAATTCGTCTCCCGGGGCCGACTTCCGCTTCCTTGCCTAACAAACGTAACGTCTAA
- a CDS encoding helix-turn-helix domain-containing protein codes for MITHNFHLAPSSVSLSDEQRVLLEQVSASPGAFSSVRRRAQALLMLDQGLPVGQITAQSSMDRRTIHSLITRHRTGGVKTALLGQRSSLERRQWLALSPMSH; via the coding sequence ATGATCACCCATAATTTTCATCTAGCTCCTTCCTCTGTCAGTCTCTCCGATGAACAGCGTGTGTTGCTGGAGCAGGTCAGCGCAAGCCCTGGTGCATTTTCTAGTGTACGCCGGCGAGCTCAAGCTTTGCTGATGCTGGATCAAGGCCTGCCTGTGGGGCAGATCACCGCGCAGTCCAGCATGGACAGACGCACGATTCACTCATTGATTACCCGCCATCGTACCGGCGGGGTGAAGACAGCTTTGCTTGGACAAAGGTCCTCACTGGAGCGGCGCCAATGGCTGGCTCTCAGTCCGATGAGCCACTGA
- the cysK gene encoding cysteine synthase A — MSYQTNIIETVGRTPLIKLNRISADAPATIALKGEFKNPLGSVKDRIGRAMIEEAEQSGSLQPGGHIIEPTSGNTGIALAFVAAAKGYPITLTMPESMSLERRTLLALLGANLVLTPAKDGMKGAIRKAEELLAETPGAWMPQQFNNPANPAVHRRTTAVEIWADTEGAVDIFVAAVGTGGTITGVGEVLKSHKPSVRAIAVEPSASPVITQTRNGEPIQPGPHKIQGTGAGFVPRNLNLEIVDEVIQVTNEDAIHTARRLALEEGLLVGISTGANVWAALQVAARPENAGKLIVTVGCSTGERYLSTALADEARERVSHP, encoded by the coding sequence ATGTCTTACCAAACCAACATCATCGAAACCGTCGGCCGTACACCGTTGATCAAACTCAATCGCATCAGCGCGGACGCGCCTGCCACCATTGCGCTCAAAGGTGAGTTTAAAAACCCGTTAGGCAGTGTAAAGGACCGGATCGGCCGTGCCATGATCGAGGAGGCCGAGCAGTCGGGATCCCTACAGCCCGGTGGTCATATCATTGAGCCCACCAGCGGAAACACCGGCATCGCCCTCGCCTTTGTAGCGGCGGCCAAAGGTTATCCCATCACCCTGACCATGCCCGAAAGCATGAGCCTGGAGCGCCGAACCTTGTTGGCTCTACTCGGTGCCAATCTAGTGCTCACTCCCGCCAAAGACGGCATGAAAGGAGCCATTCGTAAGGCCGAGGAACTCCTTGCAGAAACACCCGGTGCCTGGATGCCTCAACAGTTTAACAACCCGGCTAACCCTGCTGTGCATCGTCGCACCACGGCCGTGGAAATTTGGGCGGACACCGAAGGCGCGGTGGATATTTTTGTCGCTGCCGTCGGCACCGGAGGCACGATCACAGGTGTGGGAGAAGTGCTCAAATCCCATAAACCTTCCGTGCGAGCCATCGCCGTGGAGCCATCTGCCTCTCCCGTCATCACCCAAACTCGCAATGGTGAGCCCATCCAGCCTGGCCCTCACAAAATCCAGGGAACCGGCGCAGGTTTTGTCCCCCGAAATCTGAATCTAGAAATCGTGGATGAAGTCATCCAAGTGACCAATGAAGACGCCATCCATACCGCGCGCCGTCTCGCTCTCGAAGAAGGACTGCTGGTCGGCATTTCCACTGGTGCCAATGTCTGGGCTGCTCTCCAGGTCGCTGCACGGCCCGAGAATGCAGGCAAACTCATCGTCACCGTGGGCTGTAGCACCGGAGAGCGCTACCTCTCCACCGCCCTGGCGGATGAAGCCCGCGAACGCGTGAGCCATCCTTGA